From a single Granulicella aggregans genomic region:
- a CDS encoding DoxX family protein: MRLLLAIVFIAAGTLHFLIPQTYVRIMPPYLPAHLLLVHISGLCEIFGGIGLLFNPPIRTLAAWGLVALLVAVMPANIYMAMDHASYPSIPAWALYLRLPLQLPLIGWAWLYTRR; encoded by the coding sequence ATGCGCCTACTCCTAGCAATCGTCTTCATCGCCGCCGGAACCCTCCACTTCCTCATCCCTCAGACGTACGTCCGCATCATGCCGCCGTACCTCCCCGCCCATCTCCTCCTCGTCCACATCAGTGGTCTCTGCGAGATCTTCGGCGGGATCGGCCTGCTCTTCAACCCACCCATCCGCACCCTCGCCGCATGGGGACTCGTAGCTCTACTCGTCGCCGTCATGCCCGCCAACATCTACATGGCGATGGACCATGCCAGCTACCCATCCATCCCTGCATGGGCGCTCTACCTCCGGCTCCCCTTGCAACTCCCGCTCATCGGGTGGGCCTGGCTCTATACCCGCCGCTGA